In Nostoc sp. UHCC 0926, a single genomic region encodes these proteins:
- the modA gene encoding molybdate ABC transporter substrate-binding protein: protein MKKYFLTGSLAACAFSVVIQNQAFAANLNLYGAGSLRNALTEVSQDFTQETGIGTNTVFGPSGIREQAIETELQLGQPTADVFASADIGNPQKLYTKGLSSQPVEFTKNQVVAVFSSKYSQAKITPNQVLDYLLNPNIKLGIATPILDPLGDYTQQIFTQANSKNPGSFDTLNSKALQLTGGTNSPIVPSGQDSLVYFLDKTQQADVFLAYYTGAIASQKIDPSLQVVGLPDYLSVAAPFGLTVIKNADPNAQKLADYILSPKGQEVLHKYGFISPTKSVPEPNYVCGLLLAAAMGLALNKKFAQQKIEISNLR from the coding sequence ATGAAAAAGTATTTTTTGACAGGTTCTTTGGCAGCTTGTGCCTTTAGTGTTGTCATACAAAATCAAGCTTTTGCCGCTAATCTCAACTTATATGGAGCAGGTAGTTTAAGAAATGCACTAACGGAAGTAAGCCAAGACTTCACCCAAGAAACAGGAATAGGAACGAATACAGTATTTGGGCCATCAGGGATTAGAGAGCAAGCAATAGAAACAGAACTCCAACTTGGACAGCCTACTGCTGATGTCTTTGCTAGTGCAGATATTGGAAATCCCCAAAAACTCTACACTAAGGGGTTGAGCAGTCAGCCAGTGGAATTTACTAAAAACCAGGTTGTAGCGGTGTTTTCCTCAAAGTATTCCCAGGCAAAAATTACACCAAATCAGGTGTTAGATTACTTACTAAATCCCAACATCAAGTTAGGAATTGCAACACCTATATTAGATCCTCTTGGAGACTACACTCAACAGATATTTACTCAAGCTAATTCAAAAAACCCTGGTAGTTTTGATACCCTGAATAGTAAAGCCTTGCAATTAACAGGTGGAACGAATTCCCCAATAGTCCCATCAGGACAGGACAGCTTAGTATATTTTCTTGACAAAACTCAGCAAGCAGATGTTTTCTTGGCTTACTATACTGGCGCGATCGCATCGCAAAAAATTGACCCGAGTCTGCAAGTAGTTGGGTTACCAGATTATTTGTCTGTTGCAGCACCATTTGGTTTAACAGTTATCAAAAATGCTGACCCGAATGCACAGAAACTAGCAGATTATATTTTATCACCCAAAGGACAGGAAGTTTTGCATAAGTATGGATTTATTAGCCCGACCAAATCAGTACCCGAACCCAATTATGTTTGCGGATTATTACTAGCTGCGGCTATGGGTTTAGCACTCAATAAAAAATTTGCACAGCAAAAGATAGAGATTTCAAATCTTAGATAA
- a CDS encoding aldo/keto reductase, with the protein MQTRKLGNSNLEVSAIGLGCMGMSFSYGPPKDTQEMTALLRAAVERGVTFFDTAEVYGPFTNEELVGEALAPFRGQVVIATKFGFDLSPNSDPRGMKGSPGLDSRPEHIKQAVEGSLKRLKVETIDLLYQHRVDPNVPIEDVAGAVKELIQQGKVKYFGLSEAGVQTIRRAHAIQPVTALQSEYSLWTRTPEKEVIPTLEELGIGFVPYSPLGKGFLTGKMDESTTFDSSDFRSTLPRFTPEAIKANQALIDLLGSIAQQKKATPAQIAIAWLLAQKPWIVPIPGTTKLHRLDENIGAVSVELTPDDLHDIDNAASKITVQGARYPEKLEQMTGR; encoded by the coding sequence ATGCAAACGCGCAAACTGGGGAACAGCAACTTAGAAGTCTCGGCCATCGGGCTTGGCTGCATGGGAATGAGTTTTTCTTATGGCCCGCCCAAAGACACGCAGGAGATGACCGCTCTTCTTCGGGCTGCCGTCGAACGCGGTGTTACATTCTTCGACACCGCCGAAGTCTACGGCCCGTTCACCAACGAAGAGCTTGTGGGCGAAGCCCTCGCTCCCTTCCGCGGGCAAGTGGTCATTGCCACCAAATTCGGATTCGACCTGAGTCCTAATTCCGATCCCCGTGGGATGAAGGGTTCACCTGGGCTGGATAGTCGGCCAGAACACATCAAGCAGGCCGTGGAGGGTTCGCTCAAGCGGCTCAAGGTCGAGACAATCGACCTGCTCTATCAGCACCGGGTTGACCCGAATGTGCCGATCGAAGACGTGGCAGGAGCAGTGAAGGAACTGATTCAGCAAGGTAAGGTTAAATACTTTGGACTCTCTGAAGCAGGAGTGCAAACGATTCGTCGCGCACACGCGATTCAGCCAGTCACTGCTCTCCAGAGCGAATACTCGCTGTGGACGAGGACTCCTGAGAAGGAAGTGATACCGACCCTTGAGGAACTCGGAATCGGCTTTGTCCCGTACAGCCCGCTGGGCAAGGGCTTTCTCACTGGCAAGATGGACGAAAGCACGACCTTCGACAGCTCCGACTTCCGCAGCACCCTGCCTCGCTTCACGCCGGAGGCTATCAAGGCGAATCAAGCCCTGATTGATCTGCTCGGCAGCATCGCACAACAGAAGAAGGCGACACCTGCTCAGATCGCGATCGCCTGGCTGCTAGCCCAGAAGCCCTGGATTGTGCCGATTCCAGGCACCACGAAGCTGCATCGCTTGGACGAAAATATCGGCGCAGTCTCAGTCGAACTCACACCTGACGATCTGCATGATATCGATAACGCTGCCTCCAAGATCACGGTGCAAGGGGCTAGATACCCCGAAAAGCTGGAGCAAATGACTGGTCGCTAA
- a CDS encoding PD-(D/E)XK nuclease family protein: MLSTTTQLLRLSQGQLNLLEACPRKFQHTYLEQLNSPSNPEQEERQTLGSRFHLLMQQREMGLPIDSFLQADAKLQSWMLAFADTAPEILTAASDNQTFRESEHFRTLQVQDYLLTVVYDLLIADNQQAQILDWKTYPKPPNKRKLESNWQTRLYLYVLAETSDYLPENISMTYWFVQSEGKPQNIKFNYNTPQHTQTAKKLNQLLSQLTNWLENYQHNQQFPQVVEGSKTCDYCQFAKRCDRTQTTEEAVKDSLPNFDSIQEVSLNPIY; the protein is encoded by the coding sequence ATGCTGTCAACTACCACTCAACTACTGCGACTGTCTCAAGGACAACTCAACTTACTAGAAGCTTGTCCGCGTAAATTTCAACATACCTATCTAGAACAACTCAATTCGCCCTCAAATCCAGAACAAGAAGAACGGCAAACTTTGGGTAGTCGTTTTCACTTGCTAATGCAGCAGCGAGAAATGGGTTTGCCAATTGATAGTTTCCTGCAAGCAGATGCTAAACTGCAAAGCTGGATGCTAGCTTTTGCTGATACAGCCCCAGAAATTTTAACGGCTGCATCTGATAATCAAACTTTCCGTGAAAGTGAACACTTCCGCACTCTGCAAGTTCAGGATTATTTGCTGACGGTTGTCTATGATTTATTAATTGCAGATAACCAACAAGCACAAATTCTCGACTGGAAAACTTATCCTAAACCACCCAATAAACGCAAGTTAGAATCCAACTGGCAAACACGGCTTTATCTGTATGTATTGGCAGAAACTAGCGACTATTTGCCAGAAAATATTTCGATGACTTACTGGTTTGTCCAATCTGAAGGCAAACCACAAAATATTAAGTTTAATTACAATACTCCTCAACACACACAAACAGCAAAGAAACTTAATCAACTGTTAAGCCAGTTAACTAATTGGCTGGAAAATTACCAACATAACCAGCAGTTTCCCCAAGTGGTGGAGGGTAGCAAAACCTGTGATTATTGTCAGTTTGCCAAACGGTGCGATCGCACACAAACTACTGAAGAAGCAGTGAAAGACTCATTGCCAAATTTTGACAGCATTCAAGAAGTCTCACTCAACCCTATATATTAG
- the def gene encoding peptide deformylase: protein MPSEIAVEKKKLKNPPLELHYLGDRVLRQAAKRISKVDDELRQVVREMLQTMYSKDGIGLAASQVGIHKQLIVIDLEPENAANPPLVLINPTIKQVSRDISVAQEGCLSIPNVYLDVKRPEVVEIAYKDEYGRPRTLKANDLLGRCIQHEMDHLNGVVFVDRVENSLTLVQELSKNGFSYQAVKPIA, encoded by the coding sequence ATGCCCTCTGAAATTGCTGTAGAGAAAAAAAAGTTAAAAAATCCACCTTTGGAGCTTCATTATTTAGGTGATCGCGTGCTGCGTCAAGCAGCAAAGCGGATTTCTAAAGTAGATGACGAACTCCGCCAAGTGGTGCGCGAAATGTTGCAAACTATGTATAGCAAAGATGGCATTGGTTTGGCTGCATCCCAAGTGGGAATTCACAAACAACTAATTGTCATCGACCTCGAACCAGAGAATGCAGCTAATCCGCCTTTGGTGCTGATTAACCCGACCATTAAACAAGTAAGCCGCGATATCTCTGTTGCCCAAGAAGGATGCTTGAGCATTCCCAATGTATACCTGGACGTAAAGCGCCCCGAAGTCGTGGAAATAGCCTATAAAGACGAGTATGGCCGTCCCCGGACATTAAAGGCTAATGACCTCCTGGGACGCTGCATTCAGCACGAGATGGATCACCTTAACGGCGTGGTATTTGTAGACCGTGTGGAAAACTCCTTGACTTTAGTCCAGGAGCTATCTAAGAATGGCTTCTCGTATCAAGCGGTGAAACCAATAGCATAG
- the recJ gene encoding single-stranded-DNA-specific exonuclease RecJ, whose amino-acid sequence MPEQQQWTIVATEQPPEWFIQAVKHHTPASSGIYAAQLLWQRGIKDDQQLTAFINHKAYQPASPFEFGQEMHLAIARLQQAYNAREKIAIWGDFDADGITATSVLWDGLGEFFKQNTQLIYYIPNRLKESHGLNNQGIDNLAKQGCKLIVTCDTGSTNIEEIIYAKQLGIDVIVTDHHTLPAERPPVAAIINPRYLPREHQLFNLSGVAVAYKLVEALYQTLPNIAKHPLEDLLDLVAVGLIADLVQLSGDCRYLAQMGIQRLQADFQQPATARRRPGVGRLLELCQKSGDRPTDISFGLGPRINAVSRIQGDASFCVELLTSRDAKRCNELAEVTELANARRKSLQKDVQAQVAQKLTQLDLSTTSVIVLEDAQWPAGVLGLVAGQIAQETSRPTILLSTEGAGEAGGEITPLSSNSEFRTQNSALALARGSARSVNSVDLYQLVKDQAHLLHRFGGHPFAAGLSLLVENIPLFTAAINQQLRQSLGSTTLTPTVQADLTVTVADLGKELFLELKLLEPCGMGNPVPKLLIQNCWVENSWHRNQQDWQGKKVQYIKAEFDIRDDSSRSAFPGIWWGHYKDELPVGRCDCIAELDYNTFKKRYEIRLIAVRPSVNSALNARNGLNAPLSLTPLILDLRNQEHSGIRTQDGLNALLPLTALIIEDCPTNWDNLRTWLRRCLITSRSTSVLDNQQQLAIAWSKPNHQPPNQIWLTLVGIAKYLSRTNQLVTRAQLLEKIGISNQTLLVGIKALKSLGFTVKGQDPYLQISWHPTDSAESFADAAMARFLAAVREEQFQQQYFAEVPLSTIVAIARSDNY is encoded by the coding sequence ATGCCAGAACAACAGCAGTGGACTATAGTAGCAACCGAACAACCCCCGGAGTGGTTCATCCAAGCGGTGAAACACCATACACCTGCATCAAGTGGAATATATGCAGCACAATTGTTGTGGCAACGGGGAATTAAAGATGATCAACAATTAACAGCTTTTATCAACCATAAAGCTTATCAACCAGCGAGTCCCTTTGAGTTTGGGCAAGAAATGCACTTAGCGATCGCCCGGTTGCAACAAGCATATAACGCCAGAGAAAAAATTGCCATCTGGGGAGACTTCGATGCTGATGGTATTACCGCCACATCTGTACTTTGGGATGGATTGGGGGAGTTTTTTAAACAAAATACTCAGTTAATTTACTACATTCCCAATCGCCTGAAAGAATCCCACGGACTTAATAATCAAGGGATTGATAACTTAGCAAAACAAGGTTGCAAATTAATTGTTACTTGCGACACAGGTAGCACAAACATTGAGGAAATTATCTATGCCAAACAACTAGGTATAGATGTAATAGTTACAGACCATCACACCTTACCAGCCGAACGCCCACCCGTCGCAGCAATTATCAATCCCCGTTATTTGCCAAGGGAACATCAGCTGTTTAATCTTTCTGGGGTAGCGGTAGCTTATAAGTTGGTGGAAGCACTATATCAAACTCTGCCTAATATTGCAAAACATCCCTTAGAGGATTTATTAGATTTAGTAGCAGTAGGATTAATTGCCGACTTAGTGCAGTTAAGTGGAGATTGTCGCTATTTGGCACAGATGGGAATTCAACGACTGCAAGCAGATTTTCAACAGCCAGCTACAGCGCGTCGGCGTCCGGGGGTGGGACGATTATTAGAATTGTGTCAGAAAAGTGGCGATCGCCCCACAGATATTTCCTTTGGTTTGGGGCCAAGAATTAACGCCGTCAGCCGCATCCAAGGTGATGCCAGTTTTTGCGTTGAATTATTAACTAGTCGTGATGCCAAACGTTGTAACGAACTAGCCGAAGTTACAGAACTCGCAAATGCCCGTCGCAAATCTTTACAAAAAGATGTGCAAGCGCAAGTAGCACAAAAGCTCACTCAATTAGACTTATCAACCACCAGCGTCATAGTCCTAGAAGATGCTCAATGGCCCGCAGGTGTATTGGGTTTAGTTGCTGGACAGATAGCACAAGAAACTAGTCGCCCGACTATTTTATTAAGTACAGAAGGAGCAGGGGAAGCAGGGGGAGAAATTACTCCTTTATCTTCTAACTCAGAATTCAGAACTCAAAACTCAGCACTCGCATTAGCCCGTGGTTCTGCCCGTTCGGTGAATTCCGTCGATTTATACCAACTGGTGAAAGACCAAGCACATTTGTTACATCGTTTTGGGGGACATCCCTTTGCAGCAGGTTTGAGTTTATTAGTGGAGAATATTCCTTTATTTACAGCAGCGATTAATCAGCAGTTGCGGCAATCTTTAGGTAGTACAACCCTAACGCCTACAGTGCAAGCAGACTTGACGGTAACAGTAGCAGACTTGGGGAAAGAGTTATTTTTGGAACTGAAACTGCTAGAACCTTGTGGAATGGGCAACCCTGTTCCGAAATTGCTAATTCAAAACTGCTGGGTTGAAAATTCTTGGCATCGCAATCAGCAGGATTGGCAAGGGAAAAAGGTACAGTACATTAAAGCTGAGTTTGACATTCGGGATGATTCCAGCAGAAGTGCTTTTCCTGGTATATGGTGGGGACACTACAAAGATGAATTACCTGTAGGAAGGTGTGATTGCATAGCCGAACTGGACTACAACACCTTCAAAAAACGTTATGAAATCAGATTAATTGCCGTGCGTCCCAGTGTTAACTCAGCACTCAATGCTCGGAATGGGCTAAACGCCCCGCTATCGCTAACACCACTCATCTTAGACTTACGGAATCAGGAACACTCAGGAATCAGGACTCAGGACGGGCTAAACGCCCTGCTACCGCTAACAGCACTGATTATCGAAGATTGTCCCACTAATTGGGATAATTTACGCACATGGTTGCGGCGATGTCTAATAACAAGCCGCTCTACATCTGTGCTTGACAATCAGCAACAATTAGCGATCGCTTGGTCTAAACCCAACCACCAACCACCCAATCAAATTTGGCTGACTCTTGTAGGAATTGCCAAATATCTCAGTCGCACAAATCAACTAGTTACCCGCGCCCAACTTTTAGAGAAAATCGGCATCAGCAACCAAACCTTACTTGTAGGAATCAAAGCTTTAAAATCTTTAGGGTTCACAGTCAAAGGACAAGACCCTTATTTACAAATTAGCTGGCATCCAACCGATAGTGCAGAAAGCTTTGCTGATGCAGCAATGGCACGATTTTTAGCCGCTGTCCGAGAAGAACAATTTCAGCAACAGTATTTTGCCGAAGTGCCTTTATCTACTATTGTTGCGATCGCCAGGTCCGACAATTATTAA
- the modD gene encoding ModD protein: protein MSVFFSDEAIARLIQEDVPYLDLTTYGLGIGKQPGEIEFSTRHPMTICATEEAARVLKYCGAEVHYQVESGTVCQEKQLILQASGTAQALHSGWRVALNLMEYASGIASRTRVLVDTAKTVNQSVSIVTTRKCFPGTRALSIKAVLAGGGFFHRLGLSETVLIFNQHLIFLGGIAGLIECMNELRRQFQEQLICVEVDTPTDAWMLAQAGVDLIQFDKIPIPDLEPLVLKLKQQYPNLKLAVAGGITSENIKDYASTGVDILVTSSPYFGKPCDIAVKMTMAQ, encoded by the coding sequence ATGAGTGTTTTCTTCTCAGATGAAGCGATCGCTAGGTTGATTCAGGAAGATGTTCCCTACCTAGATTTGACAACCTACGGACTTGGCATTGGCAAGCAACCCGGTGAAATCGAGTTTTCTACCCGTCATCCGATGACCATTTGCGCTACTGAAGAAGCAGCCAGAGTATTAAAATATTGTGGTGCCGAAGTTCATTATCAAGTGGAAAGTGGTACAGTCTGCCAGGAAAAGCAATTAATTCTTCAAGCTAGTGGCACTGCTCAAGCTTTGCACAGTGGCTGGAGAGTTGCTTTAAATTTGATGGAATATGCCTCCGGTATTGCTTCGCGTACCAGAGTATTAGTAGATACTGCCAAAACAGTGAATCAGTCTGTTTCTATTGTGACTACTCGTAAATGTTTTCCAGGTACTAGAGCGCTTTCCATCAAAGCAGTTCTAGCTGGTGGGGGCTTTTTTCATCGCTTAGGATTATCTGAAACAGTTCTGATATTTAACCAACACCTAATATTCCTGGGAGGTATAGCTGGGCTAATTGAGTGCATGAATGAACTACGACGACAGTTTCAGGAACAACTTATTTGCGTTGAAGTAGATACACCAACAGATGCCTGGATGCTTGCTCAAGCAGGTGTAGATTTAATTCAGTTTGATAAAATTCCGATCCCAGACCTTGAGCCTCTGGTTTTGAAGTTGAAGCAGCAGTATCCGAACTTAAAACTAGCGGTGGCTGGTGGTATTACCTCTGAAAATATAAAAGATTATGCAAGCACTGGTGTAGATATTTTAGTGACAAGTTCACCATACTTTGGTAAACCATGTGATATTGCAGTAAAAATGACGATGGCACAGTAG
- a CDS encoding DUF3598 family protein, with translation MKSQWECFLQNLGVWEGSFTNFSPQGTVLNDTPSRLSLEGLNNNQTVRLTLSRSGRDDVKREFSSVGGGLLFFENGSFSEGLIQLGPFSEFGGELAFVHENRRLRLVQLFDKNGQLNGLTLIREHLAGTPVAERPPLQIDDLLGEWQGQAVTIYRDLRSPDIYSTILKIQLDDTGRLIQSTSFGERTITSSATIKGSIILFDEDPQKQVQVLLLPDGASATSPLKVQLRQPLFLEAGWLIQPNLRQRMIRSYNEKGEWVSLTLVTEKRV, from the coding sequence ATGAAATCGCAATGGGAATGTTTTCTGCAAAATCTCGGTGTCTGGGAAGGTTCATTTACCAATTTTTCTCCTCAAGGTACAGTTCTGAACGATACTCCTAGCCGTCTTTCGCTGGAGGGTTTGAACAATAACCAGACAGTGCGCCTAACTCTGAGCCGTTCGGGACGAGATGATGTCAAGAGAGAATTTAGTTCTGTGGGAGGGGGTCTGCTGTTTTTTGAAAATGGTTCATTTTCTGAAGGTTTAATTCAGCTAGGGCCATTTTCCGAATTCGGTGGAGAACTCGCTTTTGTTCATGAAAATCGCCGCTTGCGTCTGGTGCAACTCTTTGATAAAAACGGTCAGCTAAATGGACTAACTCTCATTCGAGAACATCTAGCTGGAACCCCAGTAGCAGAACGTCCACCCTTGCAGATAGATGACTTGTTGGGAGAATGGCAAGGCCAAGCAGTGACAATATATCGAGATTTGCGTTCGCCTGATATTTACTCTACAATTTTGAAAATACAACTTGATGATACTGGGCGATTAATTCAAAGTACTTCTTTCGGGGAACGGACAATTACTTCAAGTGCTACTATCAAAGGTTCCATCATTCTCTTTGACGAAGATCCCCAAAAGCAAGTACAAGTCTTATTGTTACCTGATGGCGCTTCTGCAACTTCTCCCCTCAAGGTGCAGTTACGTCAACCCTTATTCTTGGAAGCGGGTTGGTTAATCCAGCCAAACCTGCGCCAGCGGATGATTCGCAGCTATAACGAGAAAGGCGAATGGGTTAGTCTGACATTAGTTACTGAAAAAAGGGTATAA
- a CDS encoding Na+/H+ antiporter, whose product MQDIFIQYIFLILIILGLVMIANKLRLAYPIVLVLGGLALSFIAPFSNITINPELVFLIFLPPLLYEAAWQVSWKEFWKWRGLIIGFAFGIVILTSCVIAVVSSALIPGFTLAMGFLLGGIISPPDAVSATTIMRGVNVPKSLVSLIEGESLLNDASSLIVFRFALAAVLTGQFQFQAAAVNFVFVILTGIAIGLVVGLIFYGIHRLLPTTSSIEIVLTLVTPYCMYYAAEHFHCSGVLAVVSGGLLLSSKRDRFLSYQSRIESVNVWANLVFVLNGLIFLLIGLELPFVVRQLGNISLGSAVGYGLIIAIVLIGTRLLCTLGTSVLMRVMSRFITVSDPNPGWRGPLIFGWVGMRGVVSLASALSVPLLTQAGQPFPYRELILFITFIVILITLVFQGLTLPWLIRTVNLRDRFTLIPEQKQEIIIQKKLAQASLQFLEEKYSGERARNEHLDNLFSKLEINLKFFDRQLEESNFAWQNSLKGYQSIYLEVLERRRDLLNKMNRRAEFDEALLRKYLLLTDVEEFRVREIGAQESGTE is encoded by the coding sequence ATGCAAGACATCTTCATTCAATATATTTTCCTGATCTTGATCATTCTCGGATTGGTCATGATTGCGAATAAGCTGCGACTGGCTTATCCGATCGTGCTTGTACTGGGCGGACTCGCGCTGAGTTTCATCGCTCCGTTTTCAAATATCACCATTAACCCAGAGCTAGTTTTCCTGATCTTTCTTCCACCCTTGCTGTATGAAGCGGCGTGGCAAGTCTCGTGGAAAGAATTCTGGAAATGGCGAGGGCTAATCATCGGGTTTGCTTTTGGGATCGTCATCTTAACGTCATGCGTAATTGCAGTGGTCTCCAGTGCGCTCATTCCCGGTTTTACTCTAGCGATGGGCTTTCTGTTGGGTGGCATTATCTCACCGCCTGATGCCGTTTCTGCGACGACGATCATGCGGGGGGTCAACGTGCCGAAATCCCTGGTCAGTCTGATTGAAGGCGAAAGCTTGCTTAACGATGCCTCGTCGCTGATTGTGTTTCGTTTCGCATTGGCGGCAGTTCTCACCGGACAGTTTCAATTTCAAGCAGCAGCCGTCAACTTCGTTTTCGTGATTTTAACGGGAATAGCGATCGGTCTTGTTGTGGGATTGATTTTCTATGGCATTCATCGTTTATTACCTACAACGTCCAGCATCGAAATTGTCCTAACCCTGGTTACGCCTTACTGTATGTATTATGCTGCTGAACACTTTCACTGTTCAGGCGTGCTAGCGGTCGTTAGTGGTGGATTGCTCTTATCCAGCAAGCGCGATCGTTTTCTGAGTTACCAAAGCCGCATTGAAAGCGTAAATGTATGGGCGAATCTGGTCTTTGTCTTGAACGGGCTGATTTTTTTGCTCATCGGACTCGAATTGCCGTTTGTCGTCCGGCAGCTTGGAAACATTAGTTTAGGCAGTGCCGTTGGGTATGGATTAATCATCGCGATCGTGCTGATCGGAACAAGGCTGCTTTGCACACTAGGAACTTCTGTTTTGATGAGAGTCATGAGCCGCTTTATCACGGTGTCAGACCCGAATCCAGGATGGAGAGGCCCGCTGATTTTCGGTTGGGTGGGAATGCGCGGTGTGGTATCGCTGGCATCCGCACTTTCCGTCCCACTCCTCACTCAAGCCGGACAGCCATTTCCCTACCGTGAGCTAATTCTCTTCATCACGTTTATCGTCATTCTCATCACCCTAGTTTTTCAAGGGTTAACGCTTCCCTGGCTGATCCGCACAGTAAACCTCAGAGATAGGTTCACGCTCATTCCTGAGCAAAAGCAGGAGATCATTATTCAAAAGAAATTAGCGCAGGCTTCGCTTCAATTCCTAGAAGAAAAATACAGTGGCGAGCGTGCGCGAAACGAACATCTGGATAATCTGTTCTCCAAGCTCGAAATTAATCTGAAGTTTTTCGATCGCCAACTTGAAGAATCAAACTTTGCTTGGCAAAACTCATTAAAAGGCTATCAATCGATTTACCTGGAAGTGCTGGAGCGACGACGAGATTTACTGAACAAAATGAATCGCCGTGCCGAGTTTGATGAAGCGTTGCTCAGGAAGTATCTTTTATTGACCGACGTGGAAGAATTCAGAGTCCGGGAGATAGGTGCACAAGAATCCGGCACCGAGTGA
- a CDS encoding GNAT family N-acetyltransferase yields MSTFDETEAIYVRELGIDDIAPVYHLGEGLFTSDLYPYLYRTWDEWEVIGLYNTDPEYCLVAETDGELAGFILGTIITKASWTYGYILWLGVSPKYQRRGVADKLVDKVVARMIEDGARFMLVDTDPTNTSALKFFNRKGFGNTRQHIFLSMNLSKHEYYGRLIDYEHQKAERAGYRRSRPAIRARKPDSVANEVVLNPLVNESQTTEDQSPI; encoded by the coding sequence ATGTCAACCTTTGACGAAACTGAAGCCATTTATGTTCGCGAATTAGGAATTGATGATATTGCTCCCGTTTACCACTTGGGAGAAGGGTTATTTACCAGCGATTTATATCCTTATTTATACCGCACCTGGGACGAATGGGAGGTGATTGGACTTTACAACACCGATCCCGAATATTGCCTTGTGGCCGAAACAGACGGAGAATTAGCAGGATTCATTTTGGGAACCATCATCACCAAAGCATCCTGGACTTACGGTTACATTTTATGGCTGGGAGTTAGTCCGAAGTATCAGCGTCGGGGAGTAGCAGACAAGTTGGTTGATAAAGTCGTCGCCCGGATGATTGAAGATGGGGCGCGGTTCATGCTGGTAGACACCGATCCTACCAATACTTCAGCATTAAAGTTTTTTAACCGTAAAGGTTTTGGTAATACTCGCCAGCATATTTTCTTGTCGATGAATTTAAGCAAACATGAATATTATGGCAGATTAATTGATTACGAACACCAAAAAGCTGAAAGAGCAGGTTACAGGCGATCGCGTCCGGCAATTCGCGCCCGGAAACCCGATAGCGTTGCTAATGAAGTAGTCCTCAATCCCCTAGTGAATGAATCTCAAACGACTGAGGATCAATCTCCAATCTGA
- a CDS encoding cell division protein FtsX: MFKSFTKLDYLLKETFLGLLRGGWMNWAAISTVTVLLFLFGLSLQTSWQVEKLLYQFGSQLEVSVYLEPDTRAENIEPLIAKIPEVAAIQTITKQEAWTKLVKEMRISDIEGATQQLGENPLVDEMKVKARNSQVVPTLATQLAKLPGVDTVQYVDEAVKRIAQLHQGLNWITLTITIILTLTAIAVTTTTIRLIVMARRQEIEIMQLVGATSAWIYLPFILQGITFGLVGGAIAWSFISVIQQFLGKLLANQPEFIQAITNGVQLTPAQILLLPLILLSFGAAVGLMGSLFAVRRFAKG; encoded by the coding sequence GTGTTTAAATCTTTCACAAAACTTGACTACCTCCTCAAAGAAACTTTCCTCGGTTTATTGCGGGGAGGTTGGATGAATTGGGCAGCTATAAGTACTGTTACGGTGTTACTGTTTTTATTCGGCTTGAGTTTGCAAACCTCTTGGCAAGTCGAAAAACTCCTTTACCAGTTTGGTAGCCAGTTAGAAGTATCAGTTTATCTCGAACCGGATACGCGCGCCGAAAACATTGAGCCACTGATCGCAAAAATCCCAGAGGTAGCGGCGATACAAACTATTACCAAACAGGAAGCTTGGACTAAGTTAGTTAAGGAAATGAGAATTTCTGATATTGAGGGTGCTACCCAGCAGCTAGGTGAGAATCCTCTGGTTGATGAGATGAAGGTAAAAGCTCGTAATTCTCAAGTTGTACCAACTTTAGCAACCCAGCTAGCTAAGTTACCCGGAGTTGATACGGTGCAGTATGTTGATGAAGCAGTTAAACGCATTGCCCAGTTGCACCAAGGTCTGAACTGGATTACTTTAACAATTACAATTATTCTGACTTTAACAGCGATCGCAGTGACTACCACGACAATTCGCCTGATTGTCATGGCCCGACGCCAGGAAATTGAAATTATGCAACTAGTGGGAGCAACTTCGGCTTGGATCTACCTGCCGTTTATTTTACAAGGAATTACCTTTGGTTTAGTTGGTGGTGCGATCGCTTGGAGTTTCATTTCTGTGATTCAACAGTTTCTCGGTAAGTTGCTAGCCAATCAACCTGAGTTTATTCAAGCTATCACCAATGGGGTGCAACTCACTCCAGCCCAAATTTTATTATTACCCTTGATTCTCTTGAGTTTCGGTGCAGCTGTAGGATTAATGGGAAGCTTATTTGCAGTCCGACGTTTTGCTAAAGGTTAG